In Treponema sp. OMZ 798, the following proteins share a genomic window:
- a CDS encoding putative toxin-antitoxin system toxin component, PIN family gives MRIFLDTNVLISAFIFAGKAGNLLEMLFDDGYDLLISEYVDLEFKAKLEEKWSSKADRIYSLYRSLPFIFCASTDERYDMIRDKKDIPVLSDALFHNADIILTGDKDFLESDLEKPLIFSPTMLYDYLINMNDD, from the coding sequence ATGCGGATTTTTTTAGATACTAATGTTCTTATTTCTGCATTTATATTTGCGGGTAAGGCAGGTAATCTTTTAGAAATGCTTTTTGATGATGGTTATGACTTGCTTATTTCTGAATATGTAGATTTGGAATTTAAAGCAAAACTTGAGGAAAAATGGAGTTCAAAAGCAGATAGAATTTATTCGCTATATCGCAGTTTACCGTTTATATTTTGTGCAAGTACGGATGAACGATATGACATGATCCGCGATAAAAAAGATATTCCGGTGTTAAGCGATGCTCTTTTTCATAATGCCGATATTATTCTTACAGGTGATAAGGATTTTCTTGAATCTGATTTAGAAAAACCTTTGATATTTTCTCCTACAATGTTATATGATTATTTAATAAATATGAATGATGACTGA
- the grdC gene encoding glycine/sarcosine/betaine reductase complex component C subunit beta, whose translation MAKVAIKGASYILVHAPDLLFHNGSTQTGTRLANPEDEYLKAIPSHLRSFEEAVNYPPNQVYIGNMAPEDLEAIPEPWYKDAKKAERKGKFGEIMTQAEFYVLMKHADVFELVYFSKEFTAEAAKLIENHPIMKTQDIKLGEGHDIAEIQKMVDAHTAEGLYEQGKLIGCVKQAHETDENLSAHTMLENLATKASGILSAWHMGKLEGIDMKDVEYIIECSEEAAGDINQRGGGNIAKAVGEKSGCVNATGSDVRGFCAAPVHAIIHGAALVAAGIFKNVLVVSGGSVPKLGMNGKDHVKKGLPLFEDMIGGFAVMLSADDGVNPVINTEVVGKHVISSGSAPQAVMSVLVYDPLNAAGLKMTDIEKFSAELQNHEITAPAGAGNVPEANVKMIAALSVMKGQLEKTQIAEFVKKHGVVGFAPTQGHIPSGVPFIGHARRDMMAGKLKNTMIIGKGSLFLGRLTNLFDGLSFLIEANDGKGSASAGQDTAGIKKIVAEAMRNVAENILKSQN comes from the coding sequence ATGGCAAAAGTCGCTATAAAAGGAGCAAGCTACATTCTAGTTCATGCTCCCGATCTTCTTTTTCACAACGGTTCAACTCAAACAGGCACAAGGCTTGCAAACCCTGAGGATGAATATTTAAAGGCAATACCCTCTCACTTACGAAGCTTTGAAGAGGCTGTAAACTATCCGCCTAACCAAGTTTATATCGGAAACATGGCTCCCGAAGACTTGGAAGCTATCCCCGAACCTTGGTACAAGGATGCAAAAAAGGCAGAAAGAAAGGGTAAATTCGGCGAAATTATGACTCAGGCCGAATTCTACGTCTTGATGAAACATGCCGACGTTTTTGAACTCGTTTATTTCTCAAAGGAATTCACAGCCGAAGCTGCAAAACTCATCGAAAATCATCCGATTATGAAAACTCAGGATATTAAGCTCGGAGAAGGCCACGACATTGCCGAAATCCAAAAAATGGTAGATGCTCACACAGCTGAAGGCCTCTACGAACAGGGAAAACTCATCGGTTGTGTAAAGCAGGCTCACGAGACGGACGAAAACTTGAGCGCCCACACCATGCTCGAAAACCTCGCCACAAAGGCTTCCGGTATTCTTTCCGCATGGCACATGGGAAAACTCGAAGGCATCGACATGAAGGATGTCGAATACATCATCGAATGTTCAGAAGAAGCAGCCGGCGATATTAACCAGAGAGGCGGAGGAAACATTGCAAAGGCAGTCGGAGAAAAGTCAGGCTGTGTAAACGCAACAGGTTCAGACGTTCGAGGCTTCTGTGCAGCTCCCGTTCACGCAATCATCCACGGAGCCGCCCTTGTAGCAGCAGGTATCTTTAAAAACGTATTGGTCGTTTCGGGAGGTTCAGTACCCAAGCTCGGTATGAACGGAAAAGACCACGTAAAAAAAGGCCTTCCCCTCTTTGAAGACATGATCGGAGGCTTTGCCGTTATGCTCAGTGCAGACGACGGAGTAAACCCCGTTATCAATACCGAAGTTGTAGGAAAGCACGTAATTTCTTCCGGTTCCGCCCCTCAGGCCGTTATGAGCGTATTGGTTTACGATCCTCTTAATGCTGCCGGCTTAAAGATGACCGACATCGAAAAATTCTCAGCCGAGCTTCAAAACCACGAAATTACCGCTCCCGCAGGTGCAGGTAACGTACCCGAAGCAAACGTAAAGATGATTGCCGCTTTAAGTGTTATGAAAGGCCAGCTTGAAAAAACTCAAATTGCCGAATTCGTAAAAAAACACGGAGTTGTAGGTTTTGCTCCCACTCAGGGACACATCCCCTCAGGCGTTCCCTTCATCGGACATGCACGCCGCGATATGATGGCAGGAAAACTCAAAAATACAATGATAATCGGAAAGGGAAGTTTATTCCTCGGCCGTCTTACAAACCTCTTTGACGGCTTGAGCTTCTTGATTGAAGCCAATGACGGAAAAGGCTCCGCTTCTGCAGGTCAGGACACAGCCGGAATAAAGAAGATTGTTGCCGAAGCAATGAGAAACGTAGCCGAAAATATTCTCAAATCCCAAAACTAA
- a CDS encoding ABC transporter ATP-binding protein — translation MYKELFACLSKKGKIDVCISSLFFTLYGLSSVGMLLTVFSILFKIAAGIQVEGLYVDFAVLIGLVIFKGLCNMIADLKKHGAGFDVVQQIRERMIVKLKLFSLGFYTNERLGELNTILHKDVDNMSMVVGHMWPRMFGDFLIALAVFTGLALINFKAALVMTASLPLALFYLFYTIKQVQKIENKNNSALADMVSLFVEYVRGIPVLKSFSHNKKLDNELLKKTKTFGETSKASSRFKARQLSVFSFLIDAGYFVLLVYSGLAALKGSIDVLDFMIIAVVSKEFYKPFAAMETHYMYYVSAVDSYHRLGKILHAEVIADKTDGIIPLQNDIVFEDVEFSYEEDEFKMEKVSFTVPEKTMTALAGESGSGKTTITNLLLRFYDVQAGSIKLGGADIRDIPYDELLDRIGIVMQNVQLFDNTIEENIRVGKKVASKEEIIEACKKARIHDFIMSLPDNYATDIGENGGLLSGGQRQRISIARAFLKDAPILILDEMTSNVDPVNESLIQEAITELSKNRTVLVIAHHLKTIQKADQILIFQKGSLVEKGKHDELLKNGTYYKRLWKAQCGSGR, via the coding sequence ATGTATAAAGAATTATTTGCATGTTTGAGTAAGAAGGGAAAAATCGATGTATGTATTTCGTCATTGTTTTTTACATTGTACGGATTAAGCTCGGTGGGAATGCTTCTTACGGTATTTTCTATTTTATTTAAGATTGCTGCAGGAATTCAAGTTGAGGGGCTCTATGTTGATTTTGCGGTTTTGATAGGCTTGGTTATTTTTAAGGGTCTTTGCAATATGATTGCAGACTTAAAAAAACACGGGGCGGGGTTTGATGTGGTGCAGCAAATAAGGGAGCGTATGATTGTAAAATTAAAACTCTTTAGTTTGGGCTTTTATACGAATGAGCGGTTGGGAGAATTAAACACGATTCTTCATAAGGATGTGGACAATATGTCGATGGTGGTAGGGCACATGTGGCCCAGGATGTTCGGTGATTTTCTCATTGCCCTTGCGGTTTTTACCGGTCTTGCCCTCATCAATTTTAAAGCGGCCCTTGTTATGACCGCCTCGCTTCCGCTTGCACTTTTCTATCTTTTTTATACGATTAAGCAGGTGCAAAAAATTGAAAACAAAAACAATTCAGCCCTTGCCGATATGGTCAGTTTATTTGTTGAATATGTGCGCGGTATTCCCGTATTAAAAAGTTTTTCGCATAATAAGAAGCTCGACAATGAACTTTTAAAAAAGACAAAAACCTTCGGCGAAACAAGCAAGGCTTCTTCGCGGTTTAAGGCAAGACAGCTTTCAGTTTTTTCGTTTTTAATCGATGCCGGATATTTTGTGCTTTTGGTTTATTCGGGTCTTGCCGCACTTAAAGGGAGCATTGATGTACTTGACTTTATGATTATCGCTGTAGTTTCAAAAGAATTTTATAAACCCTTTGCGGCTATGGAAACTCACTACATGTATTATGTTTCGGCGGTAGATAGCTATCACCGCTTAGGTAAAATTCTTCATGCCGAGGTAATAGCCGATAAAACGGACGGCATCATTCCTTTACAAAACGATATTGTTTTTGAAGATGTGGAATTTTCTTATGAAGAAGATGAGTTTAAAATGGAAAAGGTAAGTTTTACTGTTCCGGAGAAAACAATGACGGCTCTCGCAGGAGAATCGGGAAGCGGTAAGACGACAATAACGAATTTGCTTTTGCGGTTTTATGATGTACAAGCGGGAAGCATTAAGCTCGGCGGTGCCGATATACGCGATATTCCCTATGACGAGCTTTTGGACAGAATCGGTATTGTTATGCAAAACGTACAGCTTTTCGATAACACCATCGAAGAAAATATCCGCGTCGGGAAAAAAGTTGCTTCCAAAGAAGAAATTATTGAAGCCTGCAAAAAAGCGAGGATACACGATTTTATTATGAGCCTTCCCGATAATTACGCAACCGATATAGGCGAAAACGGCGGTCTCTTATCCGGCGGACAGCGTCAGCGTATTTCGATTGCACGAGCTTTTTTAAAAGACGCTCCGATTTTAATTCTCGATGAGATGACAAGCAATGTCGACCCCGTAAACGAATCCCTTATTCAAGAAGCAATCACAGAGCTTTCAAAAAACAGAACGGTACTGGTCATCGCTCATCATTTAAAGACTATCCAAAAAGCTGATCAAATCCTCATATTCCAAAAAGGGAGCCTTGTCGAAAAAGGAAAACACGATGAGCTTTTAAAAAACGGAACTTACTACAAGCGGCTTTGGAAAGCGCAGTGCGGGAGCGGCAGGTGA
- a CDS encoding ABC transporter ATP-binding protein: MKVSLKDIGKKYEGRENFTIRHINLEIDDKEFCVILGPSGCGKSTLLRMIAGLNSITEGELIFGEKIVNKVAPKDRDIAMVFQSYALYPHMTVYDNMAFSLKMKKERKEIIHERVLEAAKILQISDNLYAKPSDISGGQRQRVALGRAMVRRPGVFLMDEPLSNLDAKLREHMRVELVRLHKQLGTTSIYVTHDQTEAMTMATKIVLLNKGKIQQVGKPEEFYNKPANIFTAEFIGSPTMNIFEGKIEHGRFITASGVIEVFPKEADAKVLAAYEGKKLYLGIRSERFIAGENEKNSFHAKIDVIEVLGKEQLLYTKLDDGTDCIMSEPGYFKYAVDEIHNFTFDLDALHFFDGETTERIN; the protein is encoded by the coding sequence ATGAAAGTTAGTTTAAAGGATATCGGCAAAAAATATGAAGGAAGAGAAAATTTTACGATTAGACATATCAATTTGGAAATTGATGATAAAGAATTCTGTGTGATTTTAGGTCCTTCAGGCTGCGGAAAATCTACATTATTGAGAATGATAGCGGGGCTGAATTCGATAACGGAGGGTGAACTTATTTTCGGAGAAAAGATTGTAAATAAAGTTGCTCCGAAAGATAGGGATATTGCAATGGTTTTTCAGTCTTATGCCTTGTATCCGCACATGACGGTGTATGATAATATGGCTTTTTCATTAAAAATGAAAAAAGAAAGAAAAGAAATTATCCATGAGCGGGTTTTAGAGGCAGCAAAGATTTTACAAATAAGCGACAATCTTTATGCAAAACCATCGGATATTTCGGGCGGACAAAGGCAGCGGGTAGCTTTAGGACGCGCTATGGTAAGACGTCCGGGCGTTTTTTTAATGGATGAACCGCTTTCAAATCTTGACGCAAAGCTGCGCGAACACATGCGAGTTGAATTGGTTCGGCTGCATAAACAACTTGGCACTACCTCAATTTATGTAACGCATGACCAAACAGAAGCAATGACAATGGCTACAAAAATAGTGTTATTAAATAAAGGAAAGATTCAGCAAGTGGGCAAACCCGAAGAATTTTACAATAAGCCTGCCAATATTTTTACCGCCGAATTTATCGGCTCTCCCACAATGAATATTTTTGAAGGCAAAATTGAACATGGGCGTTTTATAACCGCTTCGGGTGTCATTGAAGTATTCCCGAAAGAAGCTGACGCAAAAGTTCTTGCTGCTTATGAGGGCAAAAAACTATACCTTGGTATACGCTCCGAACGGTTTATTGCAGGAGAAAATGAAAAAAATTCCTTCCATGCAAAAATAGATGTAATTGAAGTACTCGGAAAAGAACAGCTTTTATATACAAAGTTGGACGACGGTACCGACTGTATTATGAGCGAACCAGGATATTTTAAATATGCTGTGGATGAAATTCATAACTTTACATTTGATTTAGATGCTTTGCATTTTTTTGACGGAGAAACTACCGAAAGGATAAATTAA
- a CDS encoding YafY family protein: MECNLHCYENNSIIEFDYNGRHNIETTHRRVHPYQILINEGVCFLFGFCELRNAERLFCLSRIKNLIITDDNFKLPQDYEFSSRCGGGKFGTFISTDIRTYKIRFYGPARQYVKDKI, encoded by the coding sequence TTGGAATGCAATTTACACTGCTATGAAAATAATTCGATTATAGAATTTGATTATAACGGAAGACATAATATCGAAACGACTCATCGCCGTGTGCACCCTTATCAGATTTTAATAAATGAAGGCGTATGTTTTTTATTCGGCTTTTGCGAGCTTCGTAATGCGGAACGCCTTTTTTGTCTTTCTCGAATTAAAAATCTCATCATCACTGATGATAATTTTAAGCTGCCCCAAGATTATGAATTTTCATCCCGCTGCGGAGGAGGCAAATTCGGAACCTTTATTTCAACCGATATTCGAACATATAAAATCCGTTTTTACGGTCCGGCTCGTCAGTATGTAAAAGATAAAATCTAG
- the grdD gene encoding glycine/sarcosine/betaine reductase complex component C subunit alpha, producing MADKKQIADLFLGLAEGLEGGSFAGRFPVGLTIPGSEHGEAELVYAAELAAKRNPDLDVILIGGPEVKGLKHFPAATLEDAHKEMERLFKEGTIKACVTMHYNFPLGVSTVGKVVTPGKGREMILATTTGTTDANRYKAMLLNAIGGIAVAKASGIAEPTVGLLNIDGIAVIEKALNKMKERGYKVSYTESNRADGGVRMRGNDLLQGTPDVMVCDTLTGNLLIKLFSSFVTGGSYEGSGFGYGPCIGSGYDDVVGIISRASGAPAIANALKFVADCAKNNVHGIYAEELKAAKKAGLDELLEDMPGAKPVAAAAAEEVKAPPKKTVDAGIPGIDVIEIEDACKALWKEGIYAETGMGCTGPVIMVSEEDLPKARDILHKADYI from the coding sequence ATGGCAGATAAAAAACAAATTGCTGATTTATTTTTAGGACTTGCCGAAGGGCTTGAAGGCGGCTCATTTGCCGGCCGATTCCCCGTCGGTTTAACCATTCCGGGAAGCGAACACGGAGAAGCAGAGCTTGTTTATGCCGCAGAGCTTGCCGCAAAAAGGAACCCCGATTTGGATGTAATCCTTATCGGAGGCCCTGAAGTAAAGGGCTTAAAGCATTTCCCTGCAGCAACTCTCGAAGATGCTCATAAAGAAATGGAACGCCTTTTTAAAGAAGGAACAATTAAGGCCTGTGTTACCATGCACTATAACTTCCCCTTGGGCGTAAGCACCGTAGGAAAGGTTGTAACCCCCGGTAAGGGACGAGAGATGATTCTTGCTACTACTACGGGAACAACCGATGCAAACCGCTACAAGGCCATGCTTTTAAACGCTATCGGCGGTATTGCAGTTGCTAAGGCTTCAGGAATAGCCGAGCCCACAGTAGGTCTTTTGAACATTGACGGAATCGCCGTTATAGAAAAGGCCTTAAACAAGATGAAGGAAAGGGGTTACAAGGTAAGCTACACCGAATCAAACCGTGCAGACGGAGGTGTCCGCATGAGAGGAAACGACCTCTTGCAGGGAACTCCCGATGTAATGGTTTGCGATACCCTTACAGGAAACCTGCTCATTAAGCTCTTTTCTTCCTTTGTAACCGGAGGAAGCTATGAAGGTTCAGGCTTCGGTTACGGACCCTGTATCGGTTCAGGCTATGATGATGTTGTCGGAATTATTTCGAGAGCATCCGGAGCTCCTGCAATAGCAAATGCCTTAAAATTCGTTGCAGACTGTGCAAAGAACAATGTTCACGGCATTTATGCAGAAGAGCTCAAGGCCGCCAAAAAAGCAGGCTTGGATGAGCTTTTGGAAGACATGCCCGGAGCAAAGCCTGTTGCAGCAGCCGCTGCCGAAGAGGTAAAGGCTCCGCCCAAGAAAACGGTTGATGCCGGTATCCCCGGAATCGACGTTATCGAAATCGAAGACGCATGTAAGGCTCTTTGGAAGGAAGGAATCTATGCCGAAACGGGAATGGGTTGTACCGGCCCCGTAATCATGGTAAGCGAAGAAGACTTACCCAAGGCAAGGGATATACTCCACAAGGCCGATTACATTTAA
- a CDS encoding flavodoxin domain-containing protein, whose translation MNKTVIIYASIHHKNTEKLLTEISKEIEIDIFNINKIKEVDFSKYETIGFASGIYMGKFHQSIYTFLENHEADIPKKTFVLCTSGIGKGRYAKKFSSYLQDKGFEVLGAFECKGFDTYGLFKFFGGLAKGHPNTKDIENAVAFVKNLEAKTPM comes from the coding sequence ATGAACAAAACCGTCATCATCTACGCTTCAATTCATCATAAAAACACAGAAAAATTACTAACAGAAATTTCAAAAGAGATAGAAATCGATATTTTCAATATTAATAAAATAAAAGAAGTAGATTTTTCAAAATATGAAACAATAGGTTTTGCCTCAGGAATATATATGGGGAAATTCCATCAATCAATTTATACATTTTTAGAAAATCACGAAGCAGATATACCTAAGAAAACTTTTGTACTTTGTACCAGCGGAATTGGAAAAGGACGATATGCAAAAAAATTCTCTTCTTATCTACAAGACAAAGGTTTTGAAGTTTTAGGAGCTTTTGAATGCAAGGGCTTCGACACCTACGGCCTATTTAAATTCTTCGGCGGATTGGCAAAGGGACATCCCAATACTAAGGATATTGAAAATGCCGTTGCATTTGTGAAAAATCTTGAAGCGAAAACGCCGATGTAG
- the trxA gene encoding thioredoxin — MIMAVLDITNANFDETLKTTKPVLVDFWAPWUPGCVQLSPELQAAEAELGDKAVIAQSNVDNARELAVKFKFMSIPTLIVLKDGKEVDRHTGFMDKKNLVDFVSKHI, encoded by the coding sequence ATGATTATGGCAGTATTGGATATTACAAATGCTAACTTTGATGAGACCCTAAAGACTACCAAGCCCGTTTTAGTTGATTTTTGGGCTCCTTGGTGACCGGGATGCGTACAGCTCAGTCCTGAGCTGCAGGCTGCCGAGGCGGAACTCGGCGATAAGGCTGTGATTGCGCAGTCTAACGTGGATAATGCACGAGAATTAGCAGTAAAATTTAAGTTTATGTCGATTCCTACCCTCATCGTTTTAAAAGACGGAAAAGAGGTAGACAGGCACACAGGTTTCATGGATAAAAAGAACCTTGTAGACTTTGTTTCAAAGCATATCTAA
- a CDS encoding ABC transporter ATP-binding protein, with protein sequence MNEKELKKQVTGKNFLPNLLLALKIVFDLIPQVLLVLMISKLFSKEITQPHFKMFITGMLISFVLKAVFNYLATKTAHDRAFGKLTELRLAIIDHLKKLTLGFFKKHNTGELTSIIEHDVEQVEIYLAHGLPEIMSATLLPALVFIAMLFIDYRLALIMIAGVPLMFLVKELSAKTMQKRFQMYFSREMKMREDMMEYVKNIAVIKAFAKEESFSGQTLASARSYVQDVKKSMGAVTGPMVLIDIFMEAGTVAVMILGSILLLHQNISTAQFILSVILSSVFVSAISKTATLHHFSIVFTEKIKSIAKILCTPLSKEKISEQLKPGDIEFTNVNFKYEKDGFALQDINLKFTETGLNALVGPSGCGKSTLANLIMGFWDVDSGLLTISGKDISRYDTDSISTLIGSVQQEVILFNMSIFENIAIGKAGASEAEVIEAAKKARCHDFISALPRGYNTKVGEMGVKLSGGEKQRISIARMILKNAPILILDEAMAAVDSENEKLINEAVEELRKNKTVITIAHHLNTIRNADQIVVMDKGSILDSGTHTELINRCPFYKEMVDAQNKVDSWNVAG encoded by the coding sequence ATGAATGAAAAAGAATTGAAAAAACAGGTAACAGGTAAAAACTTTTTACCCAATCTGCTGCTTGCGCTTAAAATAGTATTTGACCTGATACCGCAGGTTTTATTGGTGCTGATGATAAGCAAATTATTTTCAAAAGAAATTACACAACCGCATTTTAAAATGTTCATTACGGGTATGCTGATTTCTTTTGTTTTAAAAGCTGTGTTTAACTATCTTGCAACAAAGACAGCTCATGACAGAGCTTTCGGCAAATTGACGGAGTTACGGCTTGCAATAATCGATCACTTAAAAAAACTCACTTTAGGCTTTTTTAAAAAGCATAACACGGGCGAGCTTACCAGTATTATCGAACACGATGTAGAGCAGGTCGAAATATATCTTGCTCACGGGCTTCCTGAAATTATGTCGGCAACCCTTCTTCCCGCCTTGGTTTTTATTGCAATGCTTTTTATAGATTACAGACTTGCTTTGATAATGATTGCAGGGGTTCCGCTCATGTTTCTTGTAAAAGAATTATCCGCAAAGACAATGCAAAAAAGATTTCAAATGTATTTTTCAAGAGAGATGAAGATGAGGGAAGACATGATGGAATATGTAAAAAACATTGCCGTCATAAAGGCTTTTGCAAAAGAAGAAAGCTTTAGCGGACAAACTTTGGCTTCTGCACGCTCTTATGTTCAGGATGTAAAAAAGAGTATGGGAGCCGTTACGGGTCCGATGGTTCTCATAGATATTTTTATGGAAGCCGGGACCGTTGCGGTTATGATTTTAGGAAGCATTTTGCTCTTACATCAAAATATTTCTACGGCGCAATTTATACTGTCCGTTATTTTATCTTCGGTCTTTGTGTCGGCGATAAGTAAAACGGCAACCCTTCATCATTTTTCCATCGTGTTTACCGAAAAAATCAAAAGCATAGCCAAGATTTTATGCACTCCTCTTTCAAAAGAAAAAATCAGCGAACAATTAAAACCCGGCGACATAGAATTTACAAATGTAAATTTTAAGTACGAAAAAGACGGTTTTGCCTTACAAGATATCAATTTAAAATTTACGGAAACCGGTTTAAATGCTCTTGTCGGTCCGAGCGGCTGCGGTAAAAGCACCCTTGCAAACCTTATAATGGGCTTTTGGGATGTCGATTCAGGTTTGCTCACCATTTCGGGCAAAGATATTTCGCGCTATGACACGGACAGTATTTCCACCCTTATAGGAAGTGTCCAGCAGGAAGTTATCCTTTTTAATATGAGTATCTTTGAAAATATCGCAATCGGTAAGGCGGGGGCTTCCGAGGCTGAAGTTATAGAAGCCGCTAAAAAAGCACGCTGCCATGATTTTATTTCCGCCCTGCCTAGGGGTTACAACACAAAAGTCGGCGAGATGGGTGTAAAACTTTCAGGCGGAGAAAAACAGCGCATTTCCATCGCACGAATGATTCTTAAAAATGCTCCAATTTTAATTTTGGATGAAGCGATGGCCGCCGTTGACAGCGAAAACGAAAAACTCATAAACGAAGCCGTCGAAGAATTAAGAAAAAATAAAACGGTCATCACGATAGCCCATCATCTGAACACAATCCGCAACGCCGATCAAATTGTAGTTATGGACAAGGGCAGCATTTTGGATTCGGGAACACATACCGAATTGATAAACCGCTGTCCCTTTTATAAAGAAATGGTAGACGCTCAAAATAAAGTGGACAGCTGGAACGTTGCAGGGTAA
- a CDS encoding endonuclease/exonuclease/phosphatase family protein codes for MNKKIYTALIFIFVFIGTGFCDTLKILSFNLNGNYKSHRLEVSELWADDIITIIKQSEADIVLLQEVYIDLIKRSDTSYFKNPKPNNVLDYFIRKLSGYSGTWKYFTSAGYMLRKDITVDGSKYISGNKTQNNAILFNSNKLEGIDQAKMLGFDKFTGRYLFDKNSVQVIEFTDINKNSKFVVINVHLPYNNWENTERDLNTLEKLYALFKLKTGVIIGGDFNTPRQFLTKRNFDNVDGTKNWYYDKNFGLPTTISTTDEESFKFYNDYDHFIFNNKIKEEIVMQRLGIPVDDISFYAIRIGNNQFYNSKDFFDRISDHYPIIFEFSVE; via the coding sequence ATGAATAAAAAAATATATACGGCTTTAATTTTTATTTTTGTTTTTATCGGTACTGGTTTTTGTGACACATTAAAGATTTTATCTTTTAATCTTAATGGTAATTATAAAAGCCATAGGCTAGAAGTAAGTGAGCTATGGGCAGACGATATAATTACTATAATAAAGCAGTCAGAAGCAGATATTGTATTACTTCAAGAAGTTTACATTGATTTGATTAAAAGAAGTGATACTTCTTATTTTAAGAATCCTAAACCCAATAATGTCTTAGATTATTTTATACGAAAATTAAGCGGATATAGCGGTACTTGGAAATATTTTACCTCAGCAGGATATATGTTGCGCAAAGATATAACTGTCGATGGTAGTAAGTATATAAGCGGCAACAAAACACAAAATAATGCTATTTTGTTCAACTCAAATAAGCTTGAAGGTATTGATCAAGCTAAAATGCTGGGATTTGATAAATTTACAGGCAGATATTTATTTGATAAAAATTCCGTACAAGTTATAGAATTTACAGACATAAATAAAAATTCTAAATTTGTTGTAATAAATGTTCATCTTCCATATAATAACTGGGAGAATACGGAAAGAGACTTAAATACCTTAGAGAAACTATATGCCCTATTTAAACTAAAAACGGGAGTTATCATAGGAGGAGATTTTAATACACCAAGACAATTTTTAACAAAGAGAAACTTTGATAATGTTGATGGAACAAAAAACTGGTATTATGATAAAAATTTCGGGTTACCAACAACAATTTCAACAACCGATGAGGAGTCCTTTAAGTTTTATAATGATTATGATCATTTTATCTTTAATAATAAAATAAAGGAAGAAATAGTAATGCAGCGTCTTGGTATTCCGGTCGATGACATAAGTTTTTACGCAATAAGAATTGGAAATAATCAATTTTATAACTCTAAAGATTTTTTTGATAGAATTTCAGACCATTATCCGATTATTTTTGAATTTTCTGTTGAGTAA
- a CDS encoding TetR/AcrR family transcriptional regulator, translated as MAQVLKEEIKNKILAAAVKVFYEKDYRSAKLTDIAEKADVPVALIYTYFKDKASLFDETVGGILNRIIKMMEDEEKMEAGSPYERFTQGGGIQLPELLRERIKLIILIDKSSGTKHESAKDMWVKRLEQHIKDGLKRYSKTKHDPMLAHILANNYVENLMEIARHYKNEKWAEDMLFVLNKCYFNGVESL; from the coding sequence ATGGCCCAAGTATTAAAAGAAGAAATTAAAAATAAAATACTCGCAGCAGCGGTAAAGGTCTTTTATGAAAAAGATTATAGGTCTGCAAAACTCACGGACATTGCGGAAAAAGCCGATGTTCCCGTCGCCCTTATTTACACATATTTTAAAGATAAAGCTTCTTTGTTTGACGAAACGGTCGGCGGTATTCTTAATCGAATTATTAAAATGATGGAAGATGAAGAAAAAATGGAAGCCGGCAGCCCTTACGAAAGATTTACCCAAGGCGGAGGCATTCAGCTTCCGGAGCTTTTACGGGAAAGAATCAAGCTCATTATTTTAATTGATAAAAGTTCGGGAACCAAACATGAAAGTGCAAAAGATATGTGGGTTAAGCGGTTGGAGCAGCATATAAAAGACGGCTTAAAACGGTATTCAAAAACCAAGCACGATCCCATGCTTGCCCATATTTTGGCAAATAATTATGTGGAAAATCTGATGGAAATTGCAAGGCACTATAAAAATGAAAAATGGGCCGAAGACATGCTCTTTGTTCTTAACAAGTGTTATTTTAACGGCGTTGAGTCACTGTAA